The region CAGGGTGTGCCATACTCTGCCGCGACCGCGGACAGGGCTACGGATTCGGCGTGTAGTTCACCATTCTGGTAGTCAAAAGCTGTCATCGGGCGCTTCACTGTTCTTCGTTGGGTTGCTGGTTCAGTTCGTCCCGGGCCGGCTCGACTGTTTCGCTTGGGGTCTGCTGGGGCAGGAACAATGGACCCTTCTGGCCACAACCAGCCAGTACCAGCATTCCGAAGATCAGCGCGATGGATCGCTTCATGGAAAAAACCTTGTTGATAAACAGAGAATATCCGGCAGTATACCCAGCCGTCAGGTTCGACGCACCCGGACTGGGTCTCGTTAGGTATTAGAGGACACACATGAACGAACTCACTGAAGCGGACTTCAACAGGCAGGTCGACCTCATCCAGGACAAGATCGAGCATGCTGTCGATGCCTGCGGCCTGGATCTGGAGATGGAGCATGTTGAGGGATCACTTATTCTGCATACGGCAGACGGGGCGCGCGTCGTGCTGGGTCGTCAGCCTGCCTCACGTGAGCTCTGGCTTGCAGCCCCCGGTGCTACCCTGCATTTCGGTTTCGAGCCGGATCAGGGCTGGCTGTACGACAACGACGACGAGACGCTGGGCGAAGTGCTCGGCCGGGTATTGGGCAACCTGGTAGGCGATGACGTCGAGCTGGATATTGACTGAGAGGCGGGTCGCTCCGCCTGGTTGAACCCGCAGCACCACAGGGGCGTATCGTGCACCTCAGCGGCCTGCGGGAATTTGATTAACTCTGTCAGCGAAGAATGGTCAGCAGCGCCTGACAATGTTCGGCAGCCTCGATACCCAGGCTGGTCAGATAACCCCCATCCGTCTGCGTCACCAATCCTTTTTCATGTAAGCGCCGAGCGGCCGCTACGGTCTGCTCCGGGGCGTCGTGGGCGTGTATTTTCAGGCCCTCCAGCGTATTGGCCAGGTTGAATTGGCCTAATAGGTTGATGTCTTCGATCTCTTCGGGTGTCAGCATGGCATTACCTTCTGGTGGGTTGAAGCCGCTTTGATACTGGCAGTCTAGCCCTAAACCGGGAGGAGTTGGTGGCTGTTTCGCTGGCGGCGCGTAGCGCTGCCGGGTCCAGTGTCTTTGCTAAGGCTTTCGCCCTGGCCTGGCTTATCGATCATTCACTCGATTTATGTCGATGTACCTTTGGCGCTGTCATCGATACAACTGTACGCAGCAGGTACACACGCAAACAGGAGAGGCAGCATGCTCACGCTTCACGGCTTTAACGTCAGTAACTATTTCAACATGGTCAAGCTGGCGCTGATGGAAAAAGGTATCGAGTTTGAGGTCAACAACGTGCATCCCAGCCAGGACGAATCCTTCCTGGCCATCAGCCCGCGGGGCAAGGTGCCGTGCTTGCAGACCGAGCAGGGTTTCATCAGCGAGACCAATGTCATTCTCGAATATCTGGAAGAAACGCAAGCGGGCAAATCCCTGTTGCCGCAGGATCCGTTTCGCCGAGCCGAAGTACGCGCTCTGACCAAGGAAATCGAGCTGTATATCGAATTGCCGGCGCGTAGCTGCTATCCGGAAGTCTTCTTTGGCGGCAAGGTTGATCAGCTGGTCAAGGACAAAGCCAAGGCGGATCTGTTGGGTGGCGTGGCAGCACTGAAGCGCCACGGCAAGTTTGCCCCCTATGTAGCCGGCGAAGAGATGACCATCGCCGATATCATGTTCCTGTACAGCATCGACCTGGCGTCTGCCGTGGCGAAGAAGCTGTTCGGGCTGGATCTTCTGCAAGACTTCCCCGAGGCAAAGGCGCTGCTGGCCTCGCTAAACCAGAATCCGCATGTTCAACAAATCGAGGCAGACAAGAAGGAAGAAATGGCGGCGTTTCTGGCCGCAGCGCGCGCTCGGAAGTGAGACTTCGCTGACAAGCACGCCGTCCAAAACAACGCCCAGGTGAATGGAGGGTCGAGTTCCATCTCGACCATAGGCGTCGCCGGCTCGTAGGGCGGCCAGGATGGAACCTGGCCCTCCAGAGCTGGTGCTGTCGT is a window of Pseudomonas sp. gcc21 DNA encoding:
- a CDS encoding glutathione S-transferase family protein; protein product: MLTLHGFNVSNYFNMVKLALMEKGIEFEVNNVHPSQDESFLAISPRGKVPCLQTEQGFISETNVILEYLEETQAGKSLLPQDPFRRAEVRALTKEIELYIELPARSCYPEVFFGGKVDQLVKDKAKADLLGGVAALKRHGKFAPYVAGEEMTIADIMFLYSIDLASAVAKKLFGLDLLQDFPEAKALLASLNQNPHVQQIEADKKEEMAAFLAAARARK
- a CDS encoding lipoprotein yields the protein MKRSIALIFGMLVLAGCGQKGPLFLPQQTPSETVEPARDELNQQPNEEQ
- a CDS encoding TIGR02647 family protein, yielding MLTPEEIEDINLLGQFNLANTLEGLKIHAHDAPEQTVAAARRLHEKGLVTQTDGGYLTSLGIEAAEHCQALLTILR
- the cyaY gene encoding iron donor protein CyaY, giving the protein MNELTEADFNRQVDLIQDKIEHAVDACGLDLEMEHVEGSLILHTADGARVVLGRQPASRELWLAAPGATLHFGFEPDQGWLYDNDDETLGEVLGRVLGNLVGDDVELDID